In Deltaproteobacteria bacterium, a genomic segment contains:
- a CDS encoding FliA/WhiG family RNA polymerase sigma factor, which yields MPTVAGTSRSAPRPRVAPPAHADGTPPSDEAVRAYLPLVRWLVQRLAVRKPPQVELDEMVSWGIEGLLDAMKKYDPTKQAAFATYAQFRIRGAILDRLRGMDWVSRSVRQKASVLEKTYHKLEGQLGRPATEEEVADALGLSLPELHALLSEVGQMSLFSLEDLGVDAGPDRWQIEKLLDGDGTDPMQAMLSRERADLVAEAITTLPEKERTVIALYYHEGITMKEAGAVLGLTESRVSQLHAQALLRLRGLLHEHFGGAADGAAAEER from the coding sequence ATGCCGACGGTCGCAGGCACATCGCGGTCGGCGCCGCGTCCCCGCGTCGCGCCGCCCGCGCACGCCGACGGGACGCCGCCGTCCGACGAGGCGGTGCGCGCCTACCTGCCGCTCGTGCGCTGGCTGGTGCAGCGGCTCGCCGTGCGCAAGCCTCCGCAGGTGGAGCTCGACGAGATGGTGAGCTGGGGCATCGAGGGCCTCCTCGACGCCATGAAGAAGTACGACCCGACGAAGCAGGCGGCCTTCGCGACCTACGCCCAGTTCCGCATCCGCGGAGCGATCCTCGACCGCCTGCGCGGCATGGACTGGGTGTCGCGGAGCGTGCGCCAGAAGGCGAGCGTCCTCGAGAAGACGTACCACAAGCTCGAGGGGCAGCTCGGCCGGCCCGCGACCGAGGAGGAGGTCGCCGACGCGCTCGGCCTGTCGCTGCCGGAGCTCCACGCGCTGTTGTCCGAGGTGGGACAGATGTCGCTCTTCAGCTTGGAGGACCTCGGCGTCGACGCGGGACCGGACCGCTGGCAGATCGAGAAGCTCCTCGACGGCGACGGCACCGATCCGATGCAGGCGATGCTGTCGCGCGAGCGCGCCGACCTCGTGGCGGAGGCGATCACGACCCTGCCCGAGAAGGAGCGGACGGTGATCGCGCTCTACTACCACGAGGGCATCACCATGAAGGAGGCGGGCGCGGTCCTCGGGCTCACCGAGTCGCGTGTCTCGCAGCTCCACGCCCAGGCGCTGCTGCGGCTGCGCGGGCTCCTGCACGAGCACTTCGGCGGCGCGGCGGACGGCGCCGCGGCGGAGGAACGATGA
- a CDS encoding MinD/ParA family protein, with protein sequence MQVIAVASGKGGVGKTNVVANLAIALQRRGKRVVVIDADLGLANLDTLLGLNPHATLRQVLRGECAIRDVLVDGPSGILIVPASSGYEDLTQLSDGQRLTLLEQVDSLDGKFDVLLIDTGAGISANVTFFATAAQETLVVVTPEPTALTDAYALIKILATRYAEDSFAVLVNMARSELEARKTFTQLTRVTERFLHVSLRFAGWVPWDSEVPEAVRRQQAVVDHAPATPATRAIDGLAERLCATPAHAKAKGGLQFFFRRLLASDGGRPAMGAAR encoded by the coding sequence ATGCAGGTGATCGCGGTCGCGAGCGGCAAGGGCGGGGTCGGCAAGACGAACGTGGTCGCCAATCTCGCGATCGCGCTCCAGCGGCGCGGCAAGCGCGTGGTGGTGATCGACGCCGATCTCGGCCTCGCGAACCTCGACACGCTGCTCGGCCTGAACCCGCACGCCACCCTCCGCCAGGTGCTGCGCGGCGAGTGCGCGATCCGCGACGTGCTCGTCGACGGACCGTCGGGGATCCTCATCGTGCCGGCGTCGAGCGGATACGAGGATCTCACGCAGCTGTCCGACGGCCAGCGCCTGACGCTCCTCGAGCAGGTCGACAGCCTCGACGGGAAGTTCGACGTGCTGCTCATCGACACCGGCGCCGGGATCTCGGCGAACGTCACGTTCTTCGCGACGGCGGCGCAGGAGACCCTGGTCGTGGTGACGCCCGAGCCGACCGCGCTCACCGACGCCTACGCGCTCATCAAGATCCTGGCGACGCGCTACGCGGAGGACAGCTTCGCCGTGCTCGTGAACATGGCGCGGAGCGAGCTCGAGGCCCGCAAGACCTTCACGCAGCTGACGCGCGTGACCGAGCGTTTCCTGCACGTCAGCCTGCGCTTCGCGGGCTGGGTGCCGTGGGACAGCGAGGTGCCCGAGGCGGTGCGGCGCCAGCAGGCGGTGGTCGACCACGCCCCGGCGACGCCGGCGACGCGCGCGATCGACGGGCTCGCCGAGCGCCTCTGCGCGACGCCGGCGCATGCCAAGGCGAAGGGCGGATTGCAGTTCTTCTTTCGCCGCCTGCTCGCGTCCGACGGGGGGCGACCGGCGATGGGAGCCGCGCGCTGA